A single genomic interval of Verrucomicrobiia bacterium harbors:
- the lptC gene encoding LPS export ABC transporter periplasmic protein LptC has product MQKTSFFLLLFALSLASCQKKTPDSLPHPAATEPEEVLFNSTITLTSRGTLTSQIKADKILCYAGQEPMFLYQINALFYDSAGSVQARVTADSGSAIERTRYVELRGNVQVYYSNGTEIVADSLKWDQPNDRVNTDGFVKITKKDGSVLTGTGLTTDPRFTSYRLKNPVGEVQVPKEEPQ; this is encoded by the coding sequence ATGCAAAAAACGAGTTTTTTTCTCCTTCTTTTTGCATTGTCCCTCGCCTCCTGCCAAAAAAAAACGCCTGATTCGCTGCCCCATCCGGCAGCCACCGAGCCGGAGGAGGTGCTTTTCAATTCCACGATAACCCTGACCAGCCGCGGAACGCTCACCTCGCAGATAAAGGCGGACAAAATCCTGTGCTACGCCGGCCAGGAACCGATGTTTTTGTACCAAATCAACGCGTTGTTTTACGATTCGGCGGGAAGCGTTCAAGCCCGGGTGACCGCGGACTCCGGCTCGGCGATCGAGCGCACCCGTTACGTGGAACTGCGCGGCAACGTGCAGGTGTACTACAGCAATGGAACTGAAATCGTGGCCGATTCCCTGAAATGGGACCAGCCCAATGACAGGGTAAACACCGACGGTTTTGTGAAAATAACAAAAAAGGACGGCTCCGTTCTTACCGGCACAGGCCTCACCACCGACCCTCGCTTCACCAGCTACCGACTGAAAAATCCGGTGGGGGAGGTGCAGGTACCAAAAGAGGAGCCTCAGTAA
- the kdsB gene encoding 3-deoxy-manno-octulosonate cytidylyltransferase — MKKLRAVGVIPARFASTRFPGKLLANLNRRPVLEWAYLSAKKSKVFERILIATDDYRILRATANFGAEAVLTNPKHPSGTDRIAEVARKINCDIVVNLQGDHPFISPKMLRELLGSFADKKVQVATLAYPERDAKKLKNPNLVKTVFDKDNFALYFSRSTIPWEAEEAFVHIGLYAFRKNFLLNLVHKKPTPLEKVEKLEQLRILENGNPIKVVLTKEAVPSIDVPEDLRAAQSWAKKRGWI, encoded by the coding sequence ATGAAAAAACTGCGGGCGGTAGGTGTAATCCCCGCTCGCTTTGCCTCCACCCGCTTCCCCGGCAAGCTCTTGGCTAATTTGAACCGTCGACCGGTGTTAGAGTGGGCCTACCTTTCCGCCAAAAAATCGAAGGTCTTCGAGCGCATCCTCATTGCCACGGACGATTACCGCATCCTGCGCGCGACCGCCAACTTCGGCGCGGAGGCGGTTCTGACCAACCCCAAGCATCCCTCCGGCACCGACCGAATTGCCGAAGTAGCCCGAAAAATAAATTGCGACATCGTCGTCAACCTACAGGGCGACCATCCCTTCATCTCACCCAAAATGCTGCGCGAATTGCTCGGCTCTTTTGCCGATAAAAAAGTACAGGTGGCGACTCTTGCCTATCCGGAGAGAGATGCTAAAAAACTGAAAAATCCAAATCTGGTGAAAACGGTCTTTGACAAAGATAATTTCGCTTTATATTTTTCACGTTCGACGATACCTTGGGAGGCAGAGGAGGCGTTTGTCCACATCGGCCTGTATGCCTTCCGGAAAAACTTTTTACTGAACCTGGTGCATAAAAAGCCGACCCCGTTGGAAAAAGTTGAAAAACTGGAACAGCTCCGAATCTTGGAGAACGGGAACCCTATTAAAGTGGTATTAACCAAGGAGGCCGTCCCCTCCATCGACGTTCCGGAAGACCTGAGAGCGGCACAAAGTTGGGCTAAAAAGCGAGGATGGATATGA
- the gatC gene encoding Asp-tRNA(Asn)/Glu-tRNA(Gln) amidotransferase subunit GatC has product MNFQPSDVDRYAKLARLALTEEEKARFAKELSSILEYVSQIQKVDTSGITEYETVVPLPPAWREDVVEPSLPVEEALANAPDRKDNFFKVPRVI; this is encoded by the coding sequence GTGAATTTTCAACCCTCCGATGTTGATCGCTACGCCAAGCTGGCGCGGCTGGCTTTGACCGAAGAGGAAAAAGCCCGCTTTGCCAAGGAGCTTTCCTCCATTCTCGAATACGTGAGCCAGATTCAAAAGGTGGACACCTCCGGCATAACGGAATACGAGACGGTGGTGCCCCTGCCCCCCGCCTGGCGGGAGGATGTGGTTGAACCCTCGTTGCCGGTGGAAGAGGCCCTGGCCAACGCCCCCGACCGCAAGGATAATTTCTTCAAGGTTCCCCGGGTAATATGA
- a CDS encoding KpsF/GutQ family sugar-phosphate isomerase produces MGKAITTPAPKSSGNKVAVSGGGKPANGPVTSILKFARRVIELEADAVAQLAGRLNGQFEKAVELLLKCKGRVIVTGLGKSGIVGRKIAATLSSTGTPAFFLHAAEGIHGDLGLVKKGDVVIAVSKSGFTEEVFQLFPILRRIGVPIISLTGTPHSPMAEKSDVVLDVSVEEEACPNNLAPTSSSTAALVMGDALALAILEERNFSPEDFALLHPGGSLGKKLWLKVEDLMHTGTDVPKVSPQTPVKEAILEMTSKRLGATTVVNEKEELLGIFTDGDLRRLVEKKKEFMELPASDVMSASPKTTRPEALAAAALNQMEEHKITVLAVTSSRRLVGILHLHDLLQAGVI; encoded by the coding sequence ATGGGAAAAGCCATAACAACACCAGCCCCGAAATCCTCGGGAAATAAAGTTGCTGTTTCAGGCGGTGGAAAGCCGGCGAACGGCCCCGTTACTTCGATATTAAAATTTGCCCGCCGGGTGATTGAGCTGGAAGCGGACGCGGTCGCCCAACTGGCCGGCCGCTTGAACGGACAGTTCGAGAAGGCGGTCGAGTTGCTGCTGAAATGTAAGGGCCGCGTTATCGTCACCGGCCTCGGCAAATCCGGCATCGTCGGGCGCAAAATTGCGGCCACCTTGTCATCAACGGGAACGCCCGCCTTCTTTCTGCACGCAGCGGAAGGGATTCACGGCGATTTAGGATTGGTCAAAAAAGGGGACGTGGTGATTGCCGTATCGAAGTCCGGTTTCACGGAAGAGGTGTTCCAGCTTTTTCCCATTCTGCGGCGCATTGGCGTGCCGATAATATCCTTGACGGGAACCCCCCATTCTCCGATGGCCGAAAAAAGCGACGTGGTTCTGGATGTTTCCGTGGAAGAAGAGGCCTGCCCCAACAACCTGGCGCCGACCTCCTCCTCCACGGCCGCTTTGGTGATGGGGGATGCTTTGGCCTTGGCCATTCTCGAGGAGCGCAACTTCTCGCCGGAGGACTTTGCCCTGCTCCATCCCGGCGGCAGTTTGGGGAAAAAGTTGTGGCTGAAAGTGGAAGATTTGATGCATACGGGCACAGACGTTCCCAAAGTGAGCCCGCAAACGCCGGTGAAGGAAGCGATTTTGGAAATGACCTCCAAGCGGCTGGGAGCCACCACCGTGGTAAATGAAAAGGAGGAACTTTTGGGGATTTTTACGGACGGCGATTTGCGCCGCCTGGTGGAGAAGAAAAAAGAGTTTATGGAGCTGCCCGCCTCGGATGTAATGTCGGCCAGTCCAAAAACCACCCGTCCGGAGGCCCTGGCGGCGGCCGCCTTGAACCAGATGGAGGAACATAAAATCACCGTTTTGGCGGTGACCTCCAGCCGCCGGCTGGTGGGGATTTTACACTTGCACGACCTCCTGCAGGCGGGGGTCATTTGA
- a CDS encoding adenylosuccinate synthase yields the protein MFNRIVVGLQWGDEGKGKIVDFLSQKADIVARYQGGANAGHTVYVKGKKFVLHLIPSGILHPKKLCLIGSGVVLEPEELKKEIEMLAAQGVKVEGRLKISAGAHIVLPFHRELDLWEEAHRGEKIGTTGRGIGPAYSEKYARRGIRAVDLLSPEKLSKKVADILSCRNHGGELSKFDPIILVQQLRSYEKFISPYLVDGSRFLNEAIKKKKSVLFEGAQGSLLDVDFGTYPYATPSHTIAGGALTGTGVGPRSIDEVIGVMKAYTTRVGNGPFPTELTGIEGELLRKTGSEFGATTGRPRRTGWLDLVILKHACRINGTDKLAIMKLDVLDSFPEIKICTAYEYKGKKTEELPLDLCELAECKPVYKTYPGWKSSTRGITRFAKLPANARKYLAAIEKALGVPISLISTGPEREATIVKW from the coding sequence ATGTTCAATCGCATCGTTGTCGGCCTGCAGTGGGGGGACGAAGGGAAGGGAAAAATCGTCGATTTTCTCTCCCAAAAAGCGGACATTGTTGCCCGTTATCAGGGGGGCGCCAACGCCGGCCACACGGTGTATGTAAAGGGCAAAAAGTTTGTTCTGCACCTGATTCCCTCCGGCATTCTGCATCCCAAAAAGCTCTGCCTCATCGGTTCCGGCGTGGTCTTGGAACCGGAAGAGCTGAAAAAGGAAATCGAAATGCTCGCGGCCCAAGGGGTGAAAGTTGAGGGTCGGCTCAAAATCTCCGCCGGCGCGCACATCGTTTTGCCCTTTCACCGGGAGCTGGATTTGTGGGAAGAGGCCCACCGCGGCGAGAAAATCGGCACCACCGGCCGTGGCATCGGCCCGGCTTATTCCGAAAAATACGCCCGTCGCGGCATCCGCGCCGTCGATTTGCTCTCGCCGGAAAAGTTGTCAAAAAAAGTGGCCGACATCCTTTCCTGCCGCAACCACGGCGGCGAACTTTCCAAGTTCGACCCGATTATCCTCGTCCAGCAGCTGCGCAGTTACGAAAAATTCATCTCACCTTACTTGGTGGATGGATCGCGCTTTCTGAACGAGGCCATCAAAAAGAAAAAATCGGTGCTTTTTGAGGGAGCGCAGGGGTCGCTCTTGGATGTGGACTTCGGCACCTATCCCTACGCCACCCCTTCCCACACCATCGCCGGCGGTGCCTTGACCGGCACCGGTGTCGGGCCGCGTTCGATTGACGAAGTGATTGGCGTGATGAAGGCCTACACTACGAGGGTAGGAAACGGGCCCTTTCCCACTGAATTAACCGGTATCGAAGGGGAGCTTCTGCGCAAAACCGGCAGTGAATTTGGCGCTACCACCGGCCGTCCGCGCCGCACCGGCTGGCTCGATTTGGTGATTCTAAAGCATGCCTGCCGCATCAACGGCACCGACAAACTGGCGATAATGAAGCTGGACGTCCTGGACAGCTTTCCGGAAATCAAAATCTGCACCGCCTACGAATACAAAGGGAAGAAAACCGAGGAACTCCCGCTCGATTTATGTGAGCTTGCCGAATGCAAGCCGGTGTACAAAACCTACCCCGGCTGGAAATCTTCCACCCGCGGTATCACCCGCTTTGCCAAACTACCAGCCAATGCCCGGAAGTATCTTGCCGCCATCGAAAAAGCTTTGGGCGTCCCCATCTCCCTCATCTCCACCGGCCCGGAACGGGAAGCAACAATCGTAAAGTGGTAA
- the yihA gene encoding ribosome biogenesis GTP-binding protein YihA/YsxC yields MLQIKKARFFKTVAQLDTCPNTVPEIAFAGRSNVGKSTLINVLTNQKKLAQISKTPGKTKNLNYYLINNNLFFVDLPGYGYAKLSAGEKARIGKLVDGYLNTSSKLTGIISLLDIRHEPNELDLQMAEWVQTTGKPALFVLTKADKLSRSQRAARREKIIASLPASDEFEFVNFSAVTKEGKGEILKWIAQTAFPKTATVEKSGN; encoded by the coding sequence ATGTTACAAATCAAAAAGGCCCGTTTCTTCAAAACAGTGGCCCAACTCGACACCTGTCCGAACACCGTCCCGGAAATCGCCTTTGCCGGCCGCTCCAACGTCGGCAAGTCCACGTTGATTAACGTCTTGACCAACCAGAAAAAGTTGGCCCAAATTTCCAAAACCCCTGGCAAAACCAAGAATTTGAACTATTATCTCATTAACAATAACCTTTTCTTCGTTGATTTGCCCGGATACGGCTACGCCAAACTTTCTGCTGGCGAAAAAGCGCGCATAGGCAAGCTGGTTGACGGCTATTTGAACACCTCTTCGAAATTGACCGGAATTATTTCCCTTTTGGACATCCGCCACGAACCGAATGAACTCGATTTGCAGATGGCCGAATGGGTGCAAACCACCGGCAAGCCGGCCCTTTTCGTTCTGACCAAAGCCGACAAACTTTCCCGTTCCCAACGAGCGGCACGGCGCGAAAAAATTATCGCATCACTGCCCGCTTCGGACGAGTTTGAATTTGTAAATTTCTCCGCCGTGACCAAGGAAGGCAAAGGCGAAATCTTGAAATGGATTGCCCAAACCGCTTTTCCAAAAACCGCAACAGTAGAAAAGAGTGGTAATTGA
- the lptB gene encoding LPS export ABC transporter ATP-binding protein, which yields MKTITAEQNGGPLLKSTNLAKTYHQRRVVDGVSIEVHPGEVVGLLGPNGAGKTTTFHMIIGFIRPEEGKVLLGELNITPFSMARRALAGIGYLAQEPSVFRKLTVAENILAVLEVRIKDRSARKKRMEQILEELAITRLAKNKGYSLSGGERRRVEIGRALAADPRFLLLDEPFAGIDPITVEEIQKIISQLKAKGLGLLITDHNVGATLSITDRAYIICDGKILTSGTSEHLASDPEARKIYLGEKFRLN from the coding sequence ATGAAGACGATCACCGCCGAACAAAACGGCGGCCCCCTTTTGAAAAGCACCAACCTGGCTAAAACCTACCATCAAAGACGGGTCGTGGACGGTGTTTCCATTGAAGTCCATCCGGGGGAGGTGGTGGGGCTTTTGGGCCCCAATGGTGCCGGCAAAACCACAACCTTTCATATGATTATCGGCTTCATCCGCCCGGAGGAGGGAAAAGTGCTTTTGGGGGAGTTGAACATAACCCCCTTTTCGATGGCCCGACGTGCCTTGGCTGGCATCGGGTATTTGGCCCAAGAGCCCTCCGTTTTCCGCAAGCTCACCGTGGCGGAAAATATTCTGGCGGTTTTAGAGGTTCGCATCAAAGATCGTTCCGCACGCAAAAAAAGAATGGAGCAGATTTTGGAGGAACTTGCTATCACTCGGCTGGCCAAAAATAAGGGGTATTCTCTCTCCGGGGGAGAACGTCGCCGAGTGGAGATTGGTCGGGCCTTGGCAGCCGATCCTCGTTTTCTGCTTTTGGACGAGCCCTTTGCTGGTATTGACCCGATAACGGTGGAGGAAATCCAGAAAATTATCTCCCAATTGAAGGCCAAGGGGCTGGGGCTTTTGATTACGGACCACAATGTGGGAGCCACCTTATCCATCACGGATCGTGCGTATATTATATGTGACGGGAAGATATTGACTTCCGGCACTTCAGAGCACTTGGCCTCCGACCCTGAAGCGCGCAAAATCTATCTCGGAGAGAAGTTTAGGTTAAACTAA
- a CDS encoding CTP synthase codes for MDMKKIKYIFVTGGVVSSLGKGIATASLGFLLKRRGLKMALQKFDPYINVDPGTMNPFQHGEVFVLDDGAETDLDLGHYERFLNENLTKANNVTTGQIYESVISRERRGDYLGATVQVIPHITNEIKNRIKRVAQADPEVDVVITEIGGTVGDIESLPFLEAIRQMGLEEERENVLYIHLTLIPFIDSAGELKTKPTQHSVKELREIGIQPDILVCRTNRPLSADLREKIGLFTNVPARQVVQALDVGTIYEVPLLFHKEGLDEKVAGHLGLGLPPPILSDWEKLVEKIKNPPYRVKIAICGKYVNLKDAYKSIIESFVHAGAENDCKAELAWVSSEAVKRDGPEKHLSGIDGLLIPGGFGERGVEGKIEAIQYVRENKIPFFGICLGMQCATIEFARHLAGLEGANSTEFNNECEYPVIALLPEQAKVTQMGGSMRLGAYPAKLTPGSHAAKAYGSLEISERHRHRYEFNNDYRKLLEDAGFKITGLSPDGRLVEIIELKDHPWFVGVQFHPELKSRPGASHPLFRDFVKAALRHRFAEEEAGRHMREEEPAQKAERDSSELLF; via the coding sequence ATGGATATGAAAAAAATCAAATATATTTTCGTAACCGGAGGGGTGGTCTCTTCTCTGGGGAAGGGAATTGCCACTGCTTCGCTTGGTTTCTTGTTGAAACGCCGCGGGTTGAAGATGGCCCTGCAGAAATTCGACCCCTACATCAATGTTGATCCCGGCACGATGAACCCGTTCCAGCACGGCGAGGTTTTCGTCTTGGACGACGGTGCCGAGACCGATTTGGATTTGGGGCATTACGAACGCTTTCTGAACGAGAACCTGACGAAAGCCAACAACGTGACGACCGGCCAGATTTATGAGTCGGTGATTTCCCGCGAACGCCGGGGAGATTACCTGGGTGCCACCGTGCAGGTGATTCCCCACATTACCAATGAAATTAAAAACCGGATTAAACGCGTGGCGCAGGCCGACCCGGAGGTAGACGTGGTGATCACCGAAATCGGCGGCACCGTAGGCGATATCGAATCATTGCCGTTTTTGGAAGCCATCCGCCAGATGGGGCTGGAGGAGGAACGCGAAAACGTACTCTACATCCATTTGACTTTGATTCCCTTCATCGATTCCGCTGGCGAGCTGAAAACCAAGCCGACCCAGCACTCCGTCAAGGAACTGCGCGAAATCGGCATCCAGCCGGACATTCTGGTCTGCCGCACAAACCGCCCCCTCTCTGCCGACCTGCGCGAAAAAATCGGGCTTTTCACCAACGTCCCCGCCCGTCAGGTGGTGCAGGCCTTGGACGTCGGCACGATATACGAAGTGCCGCTCCTTTTCCACAAGGAGGGGCTTGACGAAAAAGTGGCCGGCCATTTGGGGCTGGGACTCCCGCCGCCGATTCTTTCCGACTGGGAAAAGCTGGTGGAAAAAATCAAAAACCCGCCCTACCGGGTTAAAATCGCCATCTGCGGCAAGTATGTGAATTTAAAGGATGCCTACAAGTCGATTATCGAATCCTTCGTGCACGCCGGAGCGGAAAACGACTGCAAGGCGGAATTGGCTTGGGTCTCCTCCGAGGCGGTCAAACGGGACGGCCCCGAAAAACATCTTTCCGGTATCGACGGCCTCCTGATACCGGGCGGCTTCGGCGAGCGGGGAGTGGAGGGGAAAATCGAGGCCATCCAATACGTGCGCGAAAACAAAATCCCCTTCTTCGGGATTTGCCTCGGTATGCAGTGCGCCACCATCGAGTTTGCCCGCCATCTGGCCGGACTCGAAGGAGCCAACAGCACGGAGTTCAACAACGAATGTGAATATCCGGTTATCGCTTTGCTTCCGGAGCAGGCTAAAGTGACCCAGATGGGTGGCTCGATGCGCCTCGGGGCCTATCCCGCCAAGTTGACGCCCGGCAGCCACGCGGCCAAGGCCTACGGTTCGCTCGAAATTTCCGAGCGTCACCGCCACCGCTACGAGTTCAACAACGATTACCGCAAATTGCTCGAAGACGCCGGTTTCAAAATCACCGGCCTCTCGCCGGACGGCCGGCTGGTGGAAATCATTGAGTTGAAAGACCATCCATGGTTTGTCGGCGTTCAGTTCCATCCGGAATTGAAATCCCGCCCCGGCGCATCTCATCCCCTTTTCCGCGACTTTGTCAAAGCCGCCCTGCGCCATCGCTTCGCGGAAGAGGAAGCCGGGCGCCATATGCGGGAGGAAGAACCGGCCCAAAAAGCCGAACGGGATTCCTCGGAGCTTCTCTTTTGA
- the kdsA gene encoding 3-deoxy-8-phosphooctulonate synthase: MPPSKAATGWTLPVQIGKLTIGGGTPLVLIAGPCVIESEKLVLSTAEKTLSVCKKYGIPLIFKSSYKKANRTSVRSFTGPGMKKGLSILKKVKMEFNLPVLTDVHGAEEAKPAAEVADILQIPAFLSRQTDLIVAAAKTGRAVNLKKGQFLAPEDMRAAVEKAASTGNRKILVTERGTSFGYHNLVVDFRSLLIMRNFGYPVIFDATHSVQLPGGNSHSSGGQPEFIIPLAKAAVAVGIDALFVETHPNPSKALSDADCQLPLSQLNSLLQQVAEIPKPR, translated from the coding sequence ATGCCCCCCTCCAAAGCAGCAACCGGGTGGACTCTTCCCGTCCAAATCGGAAAATTAACTATTGGCGGCGGCACGCCGCTCGTCTTGATTGCCGGCCCCTGCGTCATCGAATCGGAAAAATTGGTTTTATCGACGGCCGAAAAAACTCTATCGGTCTGCAAGAAATACGGCATCCCGCTTATCTTTAAATCCTCCTACAAAAAGGCCAACCGTACTTCAGTTCGTTCCTTTACCGGTCCGGGGATGAAAAAAGGGCTTTCGATTTTAAAGAAAGTCAAAATGGAATTTAACCTGCCGGTTTTGACCGATGTGCATGGCGCCGAGGAGGCCAAACCGGCTGCCGAGGTAGCCGACATTCTGCAAATTCCCGCTTTCCTATCGCGGCAAACCGACCTGATTGTCGCTGCGGCCAAGACCGGTCGGGCCGTCAATTTGAAAAAAGGGCAGTTTTTGGCGCCGGAGGATATGCGTGCCGCCGTGGAAAAAGCCGCCTCCACCGGGAACAGAAAAATTCTTGTTACCGAGCGGGGAACCAGTTTCGGTTATCACAACCTGGTGGTGGACTTCCGCTCTCTTTTGATAATGCGCAACTTCGGCTATCCGGTAATTTTCGACGCCACCCACTCCGTCCAGCTTCCGGGCGGCAATTCTCATTCGTCCGGCGGGCAACCGGAGTTCATCATCCCCCTGGCCAAAGCCGCCGTGGCGGTGGGCATCGATGCCCTGTTCGTCGAAACCCATCCCAATCCCTCCAAAGCCCTTTCGGATGCCGATTGCCAGTTGCCGCTGTCCCAACTGAATTCACTTCTACAGCAAGTAGCCGAAATTCCGAAGCCAAGATAG
- the lon gene encoding endopeptidase La yields MLGVIEHNHEKITLSDLLPVLPLRDVVVFPGMSYPLLIGRASSLDAVHEAQKSNRQIFLCAQKKSEIDSPQPQDLYSIGTIARIQDVTPLPNGTQKVLVEGLARAVATFDLPATAAAQTRLKKHFSARLSLLMPEKVSNPNELEALTRSASSAFQEYVRLNRRMPEEILLYLNNITDPQRLADTFSAHILQKVEIRQKLLESPSAAAQLRSLLEILNAEIEILKIEEEIDTSVRENVTRTQREFYLRQQLAAIKEELGQIEEGGDETADFAKKLAAPGLPKEVKEKGTAELGKLKKMYPYSSEAAVVRGYLEWLLGVPWGKETKDVTDFKEVKTVLDADHYGLKKPKERILEHLAVMRLSKEKKGSILCLVGPPGVGKTSLGRSIARALGRNFARMSLGGVRDEAELRGHRRTYIGSLPGRIVQGLKKADSINPVFLLDEVDKLGADYRGDPAAALLEILDPEQNRTFVDHYLEVECDLSKIFFITTANHQDGIPLPLLDRMEIIRLPGYLEHEKLAIAKNYLFSKLTKELGTEKLKLAFTEPALLEIIRHYTKESGVRELERQMAAVMRKLATRKLTENGKTPKEVTPALVAELLGAPPYLDTETEKKLAVGRAMGLAWTERGGELLPVEVALMPGGGTFTLTGKLGEVMQESAKAALSFLRANHKTYGLKKDFFRNLEVHIHIPEGAVPKDGPSAGITMVTALLSALTKKPVKPGYAMTGEITLSGKLLPIGGLNEKVLAAKQAGIRNILLPKKNEKDLSELPVELKEGLTFHKLDTLAEAFKLVL; encoded by the coding sequence ATGTTGGGTGTAATCGAGCACAACCACGAAAAAATAACCCTGTCCGATCTTCTGCCGGTTTTGCCCCTGCGGGACGTGGTGGTCTTTCCGGGAATGTCCTACCCCCTTTTAATCGGACGCGCCAGTTCCCTCGATGCCGTGCATGAGGCCCAAAAATCCAACCGGCAGATTTTCCTCTGCGCCCAAAAAAAATCGGAGATCGATTCCCCGCAGCCGCAGGACCTGTATTCCATCGGCACCATCGCCCGCATCCAGGATGTGACCCCTTTGCCCAACGGCACGCAAAAGGTTTTGGTGGAGGGGTTGGCCCGTGCGGTGGCGACCTTCGACCTGCCGGCCACCGCCGCCGCACAGACTCGCTTGAAAAAGCATTTCTCTGCCCGGCTTTCCCTGCTCATGCCGGAGAAGGTCTCCAACCCGAACGAACTGGAAGCCCTGACCCGTTCGGCTTCTTCCGCCTTTCAGGAATACGTGCGGCTGAACCGCCGGATGCCGGAGGAGATTCTGCTCTATTTGAACAACATCACCGATCCCCAGCGTCTGGCGGATACCTTTTCCGCCCATATTCTGCAGAAAGTGGAAATCCGCCAGAAACTTTTGGAGTCTCCCTCGGCGGCTGCCCAGCTGCGCAGCCTGCTGGAAATTCTGAACGCCGAAATCGAGATTTTGAAAATCGAGGAGGAGATCGACACCTCCGTGCGGGAAAACGTCACCCGCACCCAGCGGGAATTTTACTTGCGCCAGCAGCTGGCGGCCATTAAAGAAGAACTGGGGCAGATAGAGGAAGGGGGGGACGAAACCGCCGATTTCGCCAAAAAATTGGCTGCTCCGGGCCTGCCCAAGGAAGTCAAGGAAAAGGGCACGGCCGAGTTGGGCAAGCTGAAAAAAATGTATCCCTATTCCTCCGAAGCGGCCGTGGTGCGCGGCTACCTCGAATGGCTCTTGGGGGTTCCCTGGGGGAAGGAAACCAAGGACGTCACCGACTTCAAGGAAGTCAAAACCGTGCTGGATGCCGACCACTACGGCTTGAAAAAGCCGAAGGAAAGAATCCTGGAACATCTGGCGGTGATGCGATTATCCAAGGAGAAAAAGGGCTCCATTCTTTGCTTGGTCGGCCCGCCGGGGGTGGGAAAAACCTCCCTCGGCCGTTCCATTGCCAGGGCGCTCGGACGGAATTTTGCCCGGATGTCATTGGGGGGAGTAAGGGACGAGGCCGAACTCCGCGGCCACCGCCGCACCTACATCGGTTCGCTGCCCGGCCGCATCGTGCAGGGGTTGAAAAAAGCGGATTCGATTAATCCGGTGTTTCTCTTAGATGAAGTGGACAAACTGGGCGCCGATTACCGGGGCGATCCCGCCGCCGCTCTTTTGGAAATTTTGGACCCGGAACAGAACCGCACCTTTGTCGACCATTATCTCGAAGTGGAGTGCGACCTCTCCAAAATCTTTTTCATCACCACCGCCAACCATCAGGACGGCATTCCCCTGCCCCTGTTGGACCGGATGGAAATCATCCGTCTGCCCGGCTACCTGGAACACGAAAAGCTTGCGATTGCCAAAAACTATCTGTTTTCTAAACTAACAAAGGAATTGGGAACCGAAAAGTTGAAACTTGCTTTTACCGAACCGGCTCTCTTGGAAATCATCCGGCACTATACCAAGGAATCCGGCGTGCGGGAACTGGAGCGGCAAATGGCGGCGGTAATGCGCAAGCTGGCCACCCGCAAACTGACCGAAAATGGCAAGACGCCGAAGGAAGTAACCCCCGCCTTGGTGGCTGAACTGTTGGGTGCGCCCCCTTATTTGGATACCGAAACGGAGAAAAAACTGGCAGTCGGCCGGGCGATGGGCCTGGCCTGGACGGAGCGCGGCGGCGAGCTTTTGCCGGTGGAAGTGGCCCTGATGCCCGGGGGCGGGACCTTCACGCTGACCGGCAAACTCGGGGAAGTAATGCAGGAATCGGCCAAGGCCGCTCTCTCTTTCCTGCGTGCTAATCATAAAACTTACGGCTTGAAGAAGGATTTCTTTCGGAATTTGGAAGTGCATATTCACATCCCTGAAGGCGCTGTGCCGAAAGACGGCCCTTCGGCCGGCATCACGATGGTCACCGCCCTCCTTTCGGCCCTGACTAAAAAGCCGGTCAAGCCCGGTTATGCAATGACCGGCGAGATTACTTTATCCGGAAAGCTGCTCCCGATTGGCGGGTTGAACGAAAAAGTGCTGGCCGCCAAGCAGGCTGGCATCCGGAATATTCTTTTGCCCAAGAAAAACGAAAAAGACCTCTCCGAGTTGCCGGTGGAATTGAAAGAAGGGTTGACGTTTCACAAGCTGGACACGCTGGCCGAAGCATTTAAATTGGTTTTATGA